The following is a genomic window from Roseitalea porphyridii.
CGCGGATCGTGCCGGTCGGCCCCGACATCGACTTTGCCGCCCCGCACGGCCGCGACCGGCTCCCCGCCGCGGCCTGATCGGCCCCTACCAGTGCGGGGCGGGACGACCGCCGCTCCGCCATTCCTCGATCCGGCGACGGGTGCCCTCGGCGACGCCGTCGGGCAACGCGTCGACGGCGAAGAATTCGGCTGCGGCGATCTCCCGGTCCGGCGCCTTCGGGCCAAGATGGCGTTCCACGCGACACACATAGACCGCCACATGGTCGCGCCGGGAGGCGCCGGCATTGTAATGGAAGCCGTGCAGGTCGATCTCGCCGCCGATTTCCACATTGCCCTCCTCGCGCACCTCGCGCCGGATGCAGTCGACCGCCGTCTCGCCCGGCTCGATCCCGCCGCCCGGCAGGTGCCAGCCCGCGACGTAGGTGTGCCGGACCAGCAGGACGCGCCCCGCCGCGTCGACCACGATCGCCCGTGCGCCGAGCGTCATCGGACGGCTCAGTATAAACCAGGAATGGAGAAGCCGGCTCGTCAGTTTCACGTCGACAATCTCTTTGTGGCGTCAAGTCTTCGCGTCGAATCGCGGCGGCGGTGGCGGCCGATACTGCCGTCTTTACGGTCAAGGAGAAACCCCGCCGAGGCCGGATACCGGCATTGCCTTGTCAACGCAGCGCCGTGCATGGCCGTATGGCACCCTTTCCATCGCGCCCGCAAACCCGCTAACAGGCGATCATGAGCTACGTTCTCGCCCATCTTTCCGACATCCATCTGGGGCCGTTGCCGGCGGTGACGACGCGGCAATTGCTGTCCAAGCGTCTGACCGGCTACATCAACTGGCATCGCAGCCGTGCCGCCTCGATGGCCGGCACCGCCCTCGCCCGGATCACAAGCGCCGTCGCGGCGAGCGGCGCCGATCACGTCGCGGTCACCGGCGATCTGACCAATCTGGCGCTCGAGGCCGAGATCAGGGCCGCCGCGATCTGGCTTGAGGAACTGGGCGACCCGCACGACGTCTCGGTCGTGCCGGGCAATCACGACGCCTATGTGCAGGGCGCGCTCGACAAGGCGTTCGAGGCCTGGTCGCCATGGATGGCCGGCGATGACGGCCATGCGCCAAAGCGCAACGAGGCCTTTCCCTATGTGCGCCGACGCGGTCCCCTTGCCATCATCGGTCTTTCGAGCGCGGTGGCGACGCCGCTGTTCGTCGCCGCAGGCCGCATCGAGGGCGAACAGGCCCGCAATCTGGCGACCGTGCTCGCCGAGACGGGCGAGCAGGGTCTGTTCCGCGTCGTGCTGATCCACCATCCGCCGGTGCGCGGCGCCACGTTGCCGCGCAAGCGCCTTTACGGAATCAAGCTGTTCCAGAATGCGGTCGCCCGGCATGGCGCCGAACTGGTCCTGCACGGCCACACCCATCTGGCCCAGCGGCACTGGATCGGGGGGCCGGCCGGAACGCGGGTGCCGGTGATCGGCGTGCCCGCCGCCGGACAGGGGGTCGGCGGCTCGAAGCCGGCCGGGGCCTACAATCTGTTCGAG
Proteins encoded in this region:
- a CDS encoding NUDIX domain-containing protein — translated: MTLGARAIVVDAAGRVLLVRHTYVAGWHLPGGGIEPGETAVDCIRREVREEGNVEIGGEIDLHGFHYNAGASRRDHVAVYVCRVERHLGPKAPDREIAAAEFFAVDALPDGVAEGTRRRIEEWRSGGRPAPHW
- a CDS encoding metallophosphoesterase family protein — protein: MSYVLAHLSDIHLGPLPAVTTRQLLSKRLTGYINWHRSRAASMAGTALARITSAVAASGADHVAVTGDLTNLALEAEIRAAAIWLEELGDPHDVSVVPGNHDAYVQGALDKAFEAWSPWMAGDDGHAPKRNEAFPYVRRRGPLAIIGLSSAVATPLFVAAGRIEGEQARNLATVLAETGEQGLFRVVLIHHPPVRGATLPRKRLYGIKLFQNAVARHGAELVLHGHTHLAQRHWIGGPAGTRVPVIGVPAAGQGVGGSKPAGAYNLFEIESDGGKWRCHMREWSATTETGPLRLSDERTLWP